The DNA window CCTTTTACCTTGCGCTACAAGGAGCGTGAAGCGAGCTTTCCTTCACGGCGGGTCGCGTTTCTGTTAAACGGAAAAATCAAAGGGGCGGTTGTTCGCAACCGGCTCAAGCGCCGGTTAAGGGAAATCTTTCGGCGCAACAAGCACTGGTTTCCTTCAGGTTATGACTATATAATTCAGGTGCGCCTCGGTGCCGAAGGGCTGAAATTTGATGGGTTAAAAGAAAGGCTCAAAACACTTGCCGGAAAGGTGGAAAATGTTGGCTGATCTGCTTAAGTTCTTTATCCGGGGTTATCAGTTTACACTGGGAACGGTTCTGCCCAACTCCTGCCGTTTTCAACCATCCTGTTCTCATTATGCCTTTGAGGCAATCAGCCGTTATGGGGCCGGCAAGGGAATGGTTTTGGCACTGAAACGGGTTTTACGCTGCCATCCGTTTTCTTCTGGAGGCTATGACCCGGTGCCGGATAGTATTTGTCGAGGAGTCGGCAATAACCAAAAGGAGCGAATTTGAGTTCAGACAGTCTGCGGATGATAATCGGATTCGCATTAATAATGGTGATTTTAATTCTCTGGCAGGTGCTTTTGCCACAGAGAAGACAACCGGTATCCCAGCCACAACCAGCACCCGCAGTAGGAGAGCCGGAAACGGTGGCGGTAGCAGCGGTTTTGAAACCAGCAGAGTTTATTGTTCCAGAAACGACCTTTTTTCTTGAAAATCAATTTCTCCGGCTGGAGTTATCCAGCCGTGGTGGGGCAATCAAATCCTGTTATCTGAAAAAATATTCGGTACAACTTGTGCCTGAAAAGCAGACAATTTTAGGAACCGAAGAAATCAGCCACCTCCCCCCCACCGGTTTCAATCTCTCCGAATCAACCGTCGCTTTTAGTTATCTCACCTCTGAAGGTATTCTAACCAAAACCTGGAAACTGGGCGGTGATTATTCCCTTGACCTCATCCTTGAGCTGCCCGGCGAAAACACCGTTTTAACCTTTGATGCCCGCGCCGGAATCAACCTTACCGAAAATAATGTCAAGGAGGATTTGGCAAACTTCCATTTCTACGCCCATAACCAGGGCAAGATTCATCAGATTGCTGCTAACAGTCTGCGAAAGAAGCCTTTTGTTACTGCGGCTGACTGGGTCGGGCTGAAGTCAAAGTATTTCTTTCTTGCCCTGGTCAGTAAAGACAGCCGTTTTGATTCCTGCCGGGCAGAGGTGCTTGATGACGGCAGGATTGGATTTAAGGCTGAGGTGCGGGCGGCAGGAAAGGAAAAAGGCTTTTTAGTGTATCTCGGACCGGTTGAATACAACCGGCTCAAATCCTTTGGCTTGGGGTTTGAGAATGTTGTCAGTTTAGGCTGGCTCAAACCCATTGCCCTCGGCATTCTCTATCTCCTGCGCCTTTTCTTCACCATTGTCCGCAACTGGGGTGGTGCGATTGTCCTCTTTTCGATACTGATGAAGGTAGCATTTTATCCTTTAACGAGAACCCAAACCCGGCAGATGCGGCAGTTGCAACTGCTGCAGCCGAAGATTGAGGAACTGAAAAAGAAGTACAAAAACGACCCTCAGACGCTGAATCAGGAGACGATGCGACTTTATCAAATGTACAAGGTGAACCCGGTTTCCGGGTGTCTGCCCCTTTTAGTCCAGATGCCGGTATTTTTTGCCCTTTATACGGTCCTGCGCAACTTTATTGAACTCAGGGGTGCCGGATTTATTTTATGGCTCAAGGACCTTTCCCAGCCCGATACCCTGTTCGGGCATTTACCTTCAGGAATACCATTGGTCGGTGGGTTTGCGATTGGCTTGCTCCCGATTTTGATGGGGGCGTCCTTCATCGCCCAGAACCTGTTAACAGCCACCGACAAGCGGAACTGGGCGATGACCATCATCTTCCCGATTTTTATTACTGCAATCTTTCTCAACCTTTCCAGCGGATTGCAGTTGTACTGGTTTATTTATAACATCCTCTCAATTTTGGAGAGTCTGATTGCAACCAAAGGAGGCGTAATATGGCAACGATTCAGGAAAACCCCGAATTTGGGGGTGAGTTAAAACCGGCTGACCCGGAAAATGTTCAAAGTTTAGATGAGGCAGGGGTGATTGCTCAGGTCACCCAGACGCTTATCAACCATGTTGGCGTCCGTGCCAAGGTGGAGGTGACAAAGACGGGGGAAGGCTATCTTGCCAACATCAATACCAAGCGCGGTGCTATTCTCATTGGCAGACGCGGGGCAACTTTGAAAGCGCTCCAGCACCTGGTGAGGACAATTGTGAGGCGCCAGTATCCAGATGTACCACCGATTACGGTTGATGTTGCCAACTATCTCCAGCGCCGGGACAATTTTCTCCGTAAGAAGGCCTTGGCGGTTGCCAAAATTGTTACCGAGACTAAAAGGGAGATGGCACTTGACTTCTTAAGCGAAAAAGAACTCGCGGTTGTCCGGGAGGCGCTGAGCGCAATGCCTCAGGTCAGAGTTTATGCGGTTGGTACCGGCTCGCGCCGAAATGTGGTGATTGCGCCGATAGAAACCGAAGAGAAGTCCGGTTGATGCGAAAGGACACGATTGTTGCGCCAGCAACAGCGGCGGGGGTGAGCGGACTGGCGATTGTGCGGCTTTCAGGACCGAAAACATTTGCGGTTCTCAGTCGTCTTCTGCCCGGAGATAGGGTCAGCAGCCAGCCTTCATATACCGCCCGGTTGGTCTGGCTGAAAGATGAAAAGGGTGAGCCAGTCGACCAAGTAATGGTGACTGTTTTTCGCAAGCCCCGTTCCTATACCGGTGAGGATATGGCAGAAATCACCTGCCATGGTTCCCCATTCATCTACAATAAAATCACCGAGTTGTGTCAGAAACTGGGATGCCGTCTTGCCGAACCGGGCGAGTTTACCCAAAGAGCGGTTCTTAATGGTAAACTTACCCTCTCTCAGGCAGAGGCGATTTGGGCGTTGGTCAATGCCACCAATCCACTTGGGCACCGCACCGCAATTAAAGCCTACCAGGGTGCAACCAGTCGCCAGATAGCCGAACTTGCAGAGATGCTACGTGACCTCCACAGTGATGTGGAGTACCTTCTGGGTTTTGATGAAAACGAAGCAGTAGACACAAAATCTCTTGATAGTAAAACAAAGAATATATTGGTACAATTAACCCAGATGGTAAGAGACGTTGAACGCAGCCGGTTTCTATTTGAACCGGCAAGGGTAGCAATTGTTGGCAGGACTAATGTGGGAAAGTCGAGCCTCTTCAACAGACTCCTCGGTAATAACCGAGCAATCACCAGCTCAATTCCTAATACCACCCGGGACCGGATTGAAGCAAGCCTTTCCCTGGGGAACCTCCGTGTGAATCTCATTGACACTTGTGGTTTTCGAGTAGAAACCGAAGATCCGCTGGCACGAAAGGGCACGACAGAAACGAAGAAGGCAATTCAGGATGCTGATTTGCTTGCAATAGTGTTTGATGGGTCCCACACTCCGCGGAAAGATGACTGGGAAATCATTACCGCAACAGAAAAAAAGCCTAAGATTTTTGTTATCAACAAGAGCGACCTCACCTGCAGGTTTGACCCCCGATTTCTCCCGGGACGGGCAATCCGCGTCTCCTGTAAAACCGGGTACAATATCAACAGAGTCCGTGCTGCACTCATCCGCCATCTTCAACCCCGGTCCCTCTCATCTCCTCTAATAACCCTGCGCCAAATAGAGATAATCACTGAATGCCGCAACCACCTTATGGCGAGCCTTGCTTCTCAAAACCTGGAAACAAGGGCACAAGAAATCAAATCTGCCCTCGAGGCACTGGGAAAGATTGACTCCCCATTAGAAACCGATGATATCCTTAACCGCATATTTGCCCGGTTCTGTATTGGCAAATGATTAAACAAATCCTCGTCTGGGTCAATGACACCGAGGAGTTTCGTTCTGCCGCCATTTGGGCTCTTGAACTTGCTCGCGCCCTTTCTGCTCGGGTTTATGCAGTTTATATTATACCTCTTGATATTAAAACCAAAAAAGGTAAGAGGTTAGACCCTGAAAAGGAGGAAAAGGCATGGGAGGTGCTTTATGAGATTGAGGATGATGCGTTTGAGCGCAATGTCCGAGTTTCATTGCTTTTGGAAACCGGTGAACCGCTCACGCGCATTTGTGAATTGATTGCCAATTACAAAACCGACCTGCTTGTCGTCAGTGCCTCCTCCACGCTTTCAGCGAATGAAATTATCAGGCACTCACCCAAGCCGGTCATCTTTTACAAACATCCTAAGGAGGAGTGATGATCAAAAAGGTTTCGGAACTACTCCGACCAACAGCAATAATACTTTCTCTCCAATCAAAGGAAAAAAACGGGGTAATTGGTGAACTTACTGCCCCTTTGATCGCTGAAGGTTTGGTTACGGATGAAAAGGAGTTTATCGCCGCCATCCTCAGGCGGGAAAACCTTGAAAGTACCGGCATCGGGTTCGGGGTTGCGATACCCCATGCCCGCACTGACTCGGTCAAGACCGCGGTGCTTGCCTTTGGCAGGTCAAAAAAAGGGGTGGATTTCTCCAGCCTCGATGGCAAACCTTCCCATCTCATCTTCCTAATTGCCGCTCCGGAAGCAATGAAACGGGAATATATCTGGACCCTGGCAAAACTATCAAGCCTTTTGCGCCGAGATGAGGTCCGGAAAGGCTTGGATGATGCCCAGACGGTTGAAGAGGTTTATGCCGTTATCGAACAGTATGAGCGCTACTGAAAAAGTCATAAAACGGTTCGGTGATTTTACCATTACCGTTGTCTTGGGCGACATTACCGAACAGGAAACCGAGGCAATCGTCAATGCTGCCAATAATCATCTCTGGATGGGAGGTGGGGTTGCCGGCGCCATCAAGCGTAAGGGTGGGGTTGAAATTGAACAGGAGGCAATGAGTCAGGGACCGATTGAGCCAGGTGCGGCAGTGACCACATCTGCGGGCAGGTTGCGGGCAAAGTACTGCATCCATGCAGCAGTGATGGGTCAGGACCTTACCACCACTGCTGAATTGATTGTCAGGGCAACCAAAAGTGCCCTTCTTGAAGCCAAGCGACTCAAAGTTGAGTCAATTTCCTTTCCTGCTCTCGGCACCGGTGTTGGGGGCTTTCCTTTTTCCGCCTGTGCCCGCTTGATGATTGGTGCGGTGATGAGCCACTCCCGCGCCAACGATTATCCCAAAGAGGTCAGGTTCGTCCTTTTTGACCAGAGCGCCTATGAGGCATTTGTCCAGGTGCTCTTGGCTTCTCCAGAAAAACAATGAGCCAATCGCAAGCCAATTACTTCCTCTTTCGCTCTCGGGAGATGTTGTATGAAAGGTTTGCCAGCCTGGGTTACAAAATTGAAATTGAGGAAATCCGGGAAGGCGAAGCAGGAATTGGTGCGGACATTGCCGTGCCTGTTTTCCGTCTGGCAAGGACAACTGGGGTTAACCCTATTACCCTTGCTGAATCAATCGCTCAACGGCTTGACCTTGCTGATTCCCCTTTTTCCTCGGTTCAGGCGCTTAAAGGTTATGTCAACTTCAAGTTTAATCCAAGAGTCCTTGCACGGGAGGTTTTTGCCGATTATCAGACAAACCCTTTAAAATACGGTAGCGGTGAATTAGGCAGAGGCAAAACAATTGTTATTGACTACTCCTCACCCAATATTGCCAAGCCGTTCTCAGTGGGGCATCTGCGTTCCACGCTCATCGGTCAGGCGCTTCACAATATCTTCACCTATTTAGGTTACAAAGTGATTGGCGACAACCATCTCGGCGACTGGGGAACCCAGTTTGGCAAACTCCTCTGCGCATTTGAGCTCTGGGGCGAAGAAAAAAGGCTGGAGCAAAACCCAACCTCCCATCTCTTAGAACTTTATGTCCGATTCCACGAACAGGCAAAACAGGACAAAACCCTAATTTCAAAGGCAAGGGAGTGGTTTCGCCGGCTGGAAACTGGTGACCCGATTGCCCGTTCCCGCTGGCAGCAGTTTGTCCGGTTAAGCAAAAAAGAGTTTGAGCGCATCTATGATTTGCTGGGGGTAAGGTTTGATGTTACTCTTGGAGAAAGTTTTTATGCCGACCGGGTTAAAGATGTAATTGAACAGGCGCTGAAAAAGGGTGTTGCCCGTAAGGAGAAACCGCCCGCTAATGTCAGGGGTGACGATGAGGAATTTCAGGAAGAGGAAGGGGTTGTCCTGATTCCCCTGGATGATTTTGGTATCAAGGTCCCGCTTATCTTGCAGAAATCGGATGGCACCAGCCTTTACGCTACCAGAGAAATTGCCACTGCCGAATATCGTATTGAAACCTGGCACCCGGAGAAGATTCTTTATGTTGTTGGTAAAGAGCAGGAGTTTTACTTCAAACAGTTCAACGCCGCCCTGCAACTGTTAGGGTATAATGTCCCCTGCGTCCATGTGAACTTCGGACTGGTGCGTCTGCCTGAAGGCAGGCTTTCTACAAGAGAGGGCAGAATCATTCTGTTGGAGGATGTGATTAACGAGGCGATTGAACGGGCAAAGGCAATTGTGGTGGAGCGCGAGTTGACCGCAGAAGAAAAGGAGGAGATTGCCCGCAAGGTTGGGATCGGTGCCATTAAGTATGCTGACCTCTCTCAGAACCGTATCAAGGAGGTGGTATTTGACTGGAACCGGATGCTGGCGCTTGATGGTGATTCAGCACCCTATCTCCAGTATGCCTATACCCGCACCCGCTCAATCCTGCGCAAGGCAGAAAAATTGAACCGTTCACTTGCTGACCCAAGCCTGCTTGTCGCACCTGAAGAGCAAAAACTCCTTCTTCACATCGCCCGTTTCCCCGAGAGCATCCTTGCGGCTGCCCAAAATTATGAACCCCATCGCATTGCCAACAGGCTCTACAGCCTTGCCCGTGATTTTTCTCTCTTCTACGACCGGGTGCCTGTTCTCAAAGCCGAAACCAAGGAACTTTGTGCCAGCCGGCTTGCCTTAGTGGAGATGACCGGCACAGTTATAAAAATCGGGCTCAACCTCTTGGGCATTGATGTCCTTGAACGGATGTAAAATCCTTTTGTCCGGTAATCAAGTCTAACAGTTATGCGTCGGGTTTATTTTGACCATCTTGCCGCTACCCCGCTTTTGCCTGAGGCGCTGGAGGCGATGATGCCCTTTCTCAGAGAGGATTTTGGGAATCCGAGCAGTTTGCACCAATTTGGCACCAAGGCATTTCAGGCGCTAACAACCGCAAGGGAACAGGTTGCCAGCCTGATTAATGCCCAGCCTGAGGGAATCATTTTTACCTCCTCCGCATCAGAAAGTAATAACCTTGCCATTAAAGGTCTGGGACTGGCAAACAAAACAAAGGGCAATCATATTATTGTATCCGCGATTGAGCACCCATCGGTGCTGGTGCCGGTGAAAAATCTCAAGCGGCTTGGGTTTGAGTTCACCATCGTGGATGTTGACCCATTCGGCAGGGTTAATCCAGAAGCGGTTGTTAATGCGATAAGACCGGAAACGGTTCTCGTTTCGGTTATGCATGCCAATTATGAAATCGGGACAATCCAGCCCCTCAAGGAGATAGTTAAACTCTGCCACCAAAAGGGTGTGCCTGTCCATGCTGATGGCACGGCAGCAATGGGTAGAATTCCGGTTGATGTTAAAGAACTTGATGTTGATGCCTACTCATTTTCTGCCCAGTCATTTTATGGACCAAAAGGCGCTGCTGCACTTTACCTAAAGCCTGGAACCCGCATCCTTCCTTTGATTGAAGGCGGGATTCAGGAAAAGGGGCGGCGTGCCGGAACCGAAAATGTTGCTGCAATAGTTGGTATGGGCAGGGCAGCAGTAATAACAAAGGAGAAACTTGCCCAATGGGCAGGAAATATGAAGCGGCTTGAACAGAGATTGAGAAATGAACTGCCCAAAAGGGTGGAAAGGCTTGTCTTTACCGGTCATCCTGTTGAAAGGTTGCCCGGCGTTGTCAGTATGTGTGTTGAGTTTGTTGAGGGTGAGGCGCTCCTTCTGTCTCTTGATGATGAGGGTATTGCTATTGCATCCGGTTCTGCCTGCACCGCGCGCACGCTCAAGGCATCCCATGTTCTTTTGGCAATCGGACTTCCCCATGCCATTGCCCAGTCCTCTCTGCTTCTAACATTAGGCAAGGACAATAACGATGATGATGTTAGTTATTTCCTTGAGCGCTTCCCTCCAATTGTTGAGCGGTTGCGCAAACTTTCTCCGCTATATGCCAAATATCTTAAGGGCGAAAACCCCTATGAGTTCAAAACTGGACAAGGACATAATCACGAGGAAAATTAGGAGTTAATATGTATTCAGAAAAGGTAATGGAGCATTTTCGCAACCCGCGCAATGTCGGTGAGATTGAAGATGCGGACGGCATTGGCGAGGTTGGCAATCCGGTCTGTGGTGATATGATGACATTTTACATCAAGGTTAAGGATAACATCATCACCGATGTGAAGTTCAAGACCTTTGGGTGTGGTGCGGCAATTGCGGTTTCATCAATGGTGAGCGAGATGGCAAAAGGGAAAACCATTGATGAGGCCTTAAAGATTACCAATGAACAGGTTGCAAAGGAGCTGGGTGGATTGCCACCGAATAAACTTCACTGCTCCAACTTGGGTGCGGATGCCCTGCACGCAGCAATCCAGGACTATCTGCGCAAACAGCAAAAGCCCGAAAAGGAGTGCCGCTGCCCATATTGTGACCAGCCGATTGCTGAAGGTTCAATCTGCCAGCCCTGCGCAGCCAGGGTTGATATCTGCCCTGATTGTAAAAAGCCGGTTCCCAAAGGTGCGGACACCTGTCCGCAATGCGGCAGAAAGATA is part of the candidate division WOR-3 bacterium genome and encodes:
- the rnpA gene encoding ribonuclease P protein component; translation: MRESLKREEIIRRRRDIGAVMSTGKRVDSEPFTLRYKEREASFPSRRVAFLLNGKIKGAVVRNRLKRRLREIFRRNKHWFPSGYDYIIQVRLGAEGLKFDGLKERLKTLAGKVENVG
- the yidD gene encoding membrane protein insertion efficiency factor YidD → MLADLLKFFIRGYQFTLGTVLPNSCRFQPSCSHYAFEAISRYGAGKGMVLALKRVLRCHPFSSGGYDPVPDSICRGVGNNQKERI
- a CDS encoding YidC/Oxa1 family insertase periplasmic-domain containing protein, yielding MSSDSLRMIIGFALIMVILILWQVLLPQRRQPVSQPQPAPAVGEPETVAVAAVLKPAEFIVPETTFFLENQFLRLELSSRGGAIKSCYLKKYSVQLVPEKQTILGTEEISHLPPTGFNLSESTVAFSYLTSEGILTKTWKLGGDYSLDLILELPGENTVLTFDARAGINLTENNVKEDLANFHFYAHNQGKIHQIAANSLRKKPFVTAADWVGLKSKYFFLALVSKDSRFDSCRAEVLDDGRIGFKAEVRAAGKEKGFLVYLGPVEYNRLKSFGLGFENVVSLGWLKPIALGILYLLRLFFTIVRNWGGAIVLFSILMKVAFYPLTRTQTRQMRQLQLLQPKIEELKKKYKNDPQTLNQETMRLYQMYKVNPVSGCLPLLVQMPVFFALYTVLRNFIELRGAGFILWLKDLSQPDTLFGHLPSGIPLVGGFAIGLLPILMGASFIAQNLLTATDKRNWAMTIIFPIFITAIFLNLSSGLQLYWFIYNILSILESLIATKGGVIWQRFRKTPNLGVS
- a CDS encoding KH domain-containing protein, translated to MATIQENPEFGGELKPADPENVQSLDEAGVIAQVTQTLINHVGVRAKVEVTKTGEGYLANINTKRGAILIGRRGATLKALQHLVRTIVRRQYPDVPPITVDVANYLQRRDNFLRKKALAVAKIVTETKREMALDFLSEKELAVVREALSAMPQVRVYAVGTGSRRNVVIAPIETEEKSG
- the mnmE gene encoding tRNA uridine-5-carboxymethylaminomethyl(34) synthesis GTPase MnmE, which produces MRKDTIVAPATAAGVSGLAIVRLSGPKTFAVLSRLLPGDRVSSQPSYTARLVWLKDEKGEPVDQVMVTVFRKPRSYTGEDMAEITCHGSPFIYNKITELCQKLGCRLAEPGEFTQRAVLNGKLTLSQAEAIWALVNATNPLGHRTAIKAYQGATSRQIAELAEMLRDLHSDVEYLLGFDENEAVDTKSLDSKTKNILVQLTQMVRDVERSRFLFEPARVAIVGRTNVGKSSLFNRLLGNNRAITSSIPNTTRDRIEASLSLGNLRVNLIDTCGFRVETEDPLARKGTTETKKAIQDADLLAIVFDGSHTPRKDDWEIITATEKKPKIFVINKSDLTCRFDPRFLPGRAIRVSCKTGYNINRVRAALIRHLQPRSLSSPLITLRQIEIITECRNHLMASLASQNLETRAQEIKSALEALGKIDSPLETDDILNRIFARFCIGK
- a CDS encoding universal stress protein; its protein translation is MIKQILVWVNDTEEFRSAAIWALELARALSARVYAVYIIPLDIKTKKGKRLDPEKEEKAWEVLYEIEDDAFERNVRVSLLLETGEPLTRICELIANYKTDLLVVSASSTLSANEIIRHSPKPVIFYKHPKEE
- a CDS encoding PTS sugar transporter subunit IIA — translated: MIKKVSELLRPTAIILSLQSKEKNGVIGELTAPLIAEGLVTDEKEFIAAILRRENLESTGIGFGVAIPHARTDSVKTAVLAFGRSKKGVDFSSLDGKPSHLIFLIAAPEAMKREYIWTLAKLSSLLRRDEVRKGLDDAQTVEEVYAVIEQYERY
- a CDS encoding macro domain-containing protein, whose product is MPLSNSMSATEKVIKRFGDFTITVVLGDITEQETEAIVNAANNHLWMGGGVAGAIKRKGGVEIEQEAMSQGPIEPGAAVTTSAGRLRAKYCIHAAVMGQDLTTTAELIVRATKSALLEAKRLKVESISFPALGTGVGGFPFSACARLMIGAVMSHSRANDYPKEVRFVLFDQSAYEAFVQVLLASPEKQ
- the argS gene encoding arginine--tRNA ligase, with product MSQSQANYFLFRSREMLYERFASLGYKIEIEEIREGEAGIGADIAVPVFRLARTTGVNPITLAESIAQRLDLADSPFSSVQALKGYVNFKFNPRVLAREVFADYQTNPLKYGSGELGRGKTIVIDYSSPNIAKPFSVGHLRSTLIGQALHNIFTYLGYKVIGDNHLGDWGTQFGKLLCAFELWGEEKRLEQNPTSHLLELYVRFHEQAKQDKTLISKAREWFRRLETGDPIARSRWQQFVRLSKKEFERIYDLLGVRFDVTLGESFYADRVKDVIEQALKKGVARKEKPPANVRGDDEEFQEEEGVVLIPLDDFGIKVPLILQKSDGTSLYATREIATAEYRIETWHPEKILYVVGKEQEFYFKQFNAALQLLGYNVPCVHVNFGLVRLPEGRLSTREGRIILLEDVINEAIERAKAIVVERELTAEEKEEIARKVGIGAIKYADLSQNRIKEVVFDWNRMLALDGDSAPYLQYAYTRTRSILRKAEKLNRSLADPSLLVAPEEQKLLLHIARFPESILAAAQNYEPHRIANRLYSLARDFSLFYDRVPVLKAETKELCASRLALVEMTGTVIKIGLNLLGIDVLERM
- a CDS encoding cysteine desulfurase family protein, yielding MRRVYFDHLAATPLLPEALEAMMPFLREDFGNPSSLHQFGTKAFQALTTAREQVASLINAQPEGIIFTSSASESNNLAIKGLGLANKTKGNHIIVSAIEHPSVLVPVKNLKRLGFEFTIVDVDPFGRVNPEAVVNAIRPETVLVSVMHANYEIGTIQPLKEIVKLCHQKGVPVHADGTAAMGRIPVDVKELDVDAYSFSAQSFYGPKGAAALYLKPGTRILPLIEGGIQEKGRRAGTENVAAIVGMGRAAVITKEKLAQWAGNMKRLEQRLRNELPKRVERLVFTGHPVERLPGVVSMCVEFVEGEALLLSLDDEGIAIASGSACTARTLKASHVLLAIGLPHAIAQSSLLLTLGKDNNDDDVSYFLERFPPIVERLRKLSPLYAKYLKGENPYEFKTGQGHNHEEN